Part of the Vagococcus jeotgali genome, GAAGTTGTTCAAAAAAAACCCATGACAGATGTCTTTGTTCCTACTAAATTATTTTATCATGAAAATAAAGGAGAGGATTTCTTTTATACCAATAAGGAATCTGTTATTAGTAGTCTGCAAGAGCGAGTGGTTAACTTTGAGTTTGGGGATATTAAAGAGTTGACTCGTACTGAGGCAGCAGCTTTATTAGAAAAAGAACAAATTTTTAGTCTAGTTTTCCCTAGTGAGATTCCAGTTGCTCTTTTTACTGAGTTACATCATTTAGATCTTGAGTTACCAGAAGAACATAAAAATATGGTATTTAGTCGAGTGACTGTGTCATTATTAGATGAGACACTTTATTTTGTTAATCATGCTAAAACTGAAGCGATTGAAGTTCCAGTTAAAGGTGATTTTAAAAGTCTAGAACGCTTATTACAATCTAAGAAAAATGGTTATTTTAAAGTGAACATACCAGAAGATAGCTTGATAAATATTTATTATTTTACTGAAGAAGTAGAGCTTAAAATTTATAGCTACATTGTAGCGACACAGTCTTTCACAACGTTTTCTAAAGGTTTTTTCAATCAATCAAGTGATTTGTATTCCAATGAGGGAGAAAATCTAAATTTATCTAATGGTGAAGGTGAATCCTTAACGATTGAAAATAAAACAGGTGAAGTGACTTATTTTGGTAAATTACAAGAAAATCATGATTATGCGAGAAATAAGCTTTATTTTGATACGTTTCAGTATGTTGAGGATATGGGAACAGCTTTAGGAAATATGCGTTATTTTTCTAGTAAAGAAACAGAAGTCACTTACCGAAATTATATCGAGGGATTTCCTGTTTTTGGAGAGAATATGCAAGGAAGCTTAGAGGCAACGGTGCAAAATAAAAATATTTATGTCAGAGCGAATCAAGAAACCTTACAAATTCCAATTCCATCTGAAGAAAACGTGACGTTAATACCAACAGCTAAGTTAGTTGAACAGCTTAGAGATCAGGGAGTTGACCTAGATAGTATTCAAGATATTCAAATAGGTTATAAGTGGCAGACTAATAAAGAAACCAAACAAGCTGTAGATTTGGTTCCTGCGTGGTATATTGAATATAATAATGAATGGTACACACAACCAGAAGTAGTTGAAGTAGCTACAAAAGGGGGAGGGCAATAATGGATTTTAGGCGAGTTGAGGGTATCTTCCTAGTTGTCTTCTTGTTGCTAAATATGTTTTTGTTTTATATTTATTTTGAAGGAAAACAAGATCAGGACTCTATTTCAAGAGGTAGTATTACAGAAAATTTAGAAGAGCGACTTCACTCAGAATCCATTAAAATATCAGAGCCCTTATCTTCAAAAAAAGAGGAAGGGTACTATATTTCTGCTGAGGAAGTTGACCTAGTTGATTTAGCAACGAAAACTTTAACAAATCAAGAGTGGCACGTAAACAATAACCAATTAAAAAGTACCTTAATGAATCAAAGTCAGGTTTATTTGACAAATGCTGATGATTTAGAAAAAGTGACGACTTTTATTAATAATCCTAAAATGGTGATTCAAGGTAGTGAGTATATTTTAAATGCTACTGAGACAAAAGCTATGAAGCACTATATTTATAATCAGTTTTGGGAAGGTATTCCTTTTAATGATGAGACTTCTAGGTTAGATATTGAAGTGGTATCTGAGGATTTTGAATCAGGAGTTGTTATTGGTTACGAACAACGCATGATTGGTAATATTGATCCCTTACTTGAGAAGCAAACATTGATTTCTGAGAGAGAGGCAATTATTAGTTTATATACCAATAACCGCTTGCAACCAGGAACAACGATTAAAGGGATTGATTTAGGATATACAAGAATATTTACAGTACGTGGAAAAAATGTGTACATTCCAGCATGGTTTGTGACATTAGAAACAAGTAAAGAGATGAGACAAACAGAAAGAGTTAATGCTTTTACAAGTGCTGTTATCTCCTCAGGTGTCTCAGAAGTTACGCATTAGCAGGTAGTAGTGAAGGAGGATGCGTAGTAGTGGAAGAAACATTTAATGTGAGCGTCTTAGCTAGTGGTAGTACAGGAAACTCATTGTTTATTGAAACAAAAGAGAAAAAAATATTAGTAGATGCTGGGCTTAGTGGTAAGAAAATAACAAACCTTTTGGCTGAGATAGATCGTAGACCAGAAGACTTGGATGCGATTTTGGTCACTCATGAGCATCGTGATCATGTAAGTGGCGTAGGTGTCTTAGCTAGGAAATATAAATTAGATATCTTTGCTAATGAGCCGACTTGGCGAGGGATGGATAAAATTATTGGGGATGTAGCTGTTGAGCAAAAAAATATATTTAATTTAGGTAGCATATTAACGCTTGGTGATATGGATATTGAAAGTTTTGGTGTGTCTCATGATGCCGCTTGTCCTCAGTTCTATCAATTTCATAAAGACAACAAATCCTTTGTTATTTTGACTGACACTGGCTATTGTAGTGATCAAGTGAAAGGTATCATAAAAAATGCAGATGCTTATCTTTTAGAAAGTAACCATGATCCTAACATGTTACGAATGGGAAGTTACCCGTGGAATACAAAACAAAGAATACTAGGTGATATGGGCCATTTATCAAATGAAGATGGTGCTCTTGTAGCCACTGAAATTATCGGTGATAAAACTAAGCGGGTCTATCTAGGGCATTTAAGTAAGGAAAACAATATGAAAGAGTTAGCTCATATCACAATGACAGGGATATTAAATCAACACGACATTGATACCACACGTCAAGTGAAAATTATGGATACTGATCCTGAAAAAGCTTGTGACTTATTTGCAATTTAAATAAAATAATCCAGAGTAGTAATTGATGTTTGTATCAATTACTACTCTGGATTTTTATATTATTTAGTTAAAAGGATTACTATTGTCTTTTATTTGAGGTTGTTGTTCTTCTTTTTGCTGGTTTTCCATTAATTTACTTGAATCTTGATCGAGTTTAACCGTTGTTTTTTCTTGTTTTCCGTTTCTAAAGTAAGTCACTTCTAAATTATCACCGATTTTTTTAGAATATAAAATAGATTGTAATTCGGAAGTGTCATTGATTTCTTCACCATCAAGTTTAGTGATCACATCATATTGTTTTAAACCAGCTTTTTCAGCAGGAGAGCCTTTTTCAACAGAAGCCACAACCACGCCGCCATTGATATCCACACCATTTAATTTTAGGACATTTTGTTGATCTTCAGGGCTGATAACATTTAAATTAACCATGCGTATACCTAACATTGGACGAACAACACTTTTTCCTTGTTCTAGTTGGTTAATGATATTAACAACTTCATTACTTGGAATAGCAAATCCCATTCCTTCAGCACTAACACCAGTTGTAGCTTGAGCAATTTTACTTGAGTTGATACCAATGACTTGACCTTCAGTGTTAACTAAAGCCCCACCTGAATTACCTGGGTTAATCGCAGCATCTGTTTGAATGGCTTTAATATTAATTAACTGGCCATCATCCGTTTGATTAGTAATCATTCTGTCTTTTGCTGAAATAATTCCTTTTGATACCGAATTAGCAAACACTGAACCAAGAGGTGAGCCGATAGCTAAAACAGGCTCTCCTACTTTAATATTATTTGAGTTACCAAATTCAGCAACAGTCGTCACGCCTTCATCTGGAATTTCTAAGACAGCTAAATCACTATAGACGTCAGTACCGATAATTTTCGCTTCAGCTGTATTGCCATCATTTAACATAATTTGCACAGCATCAGCTCCTGCGACAACGTGATTATTTGTAGCAATATAAGCTTTACCATTATCTTTTCTATAGATAACCCCACTACCTTCACCGGCTTCTTGTAGCTCGCCATCTTGCTCTGTACTACCATCAGCTGGGCCAAAAATTCGCTCAAGTTCTGAGAGTTGGGCTTGTGTCTTTTGTAAAGTTGTTACAGAAACAACGGCACCTTGAACTTTTTCAACAGCCTTAGTAGTGTCATTTTCAACATTGACATTGACATTACTAACCTTTGTTTTTCCCTCTTCAACAGGTTTTACGTTTTCTACTTTAGGAGAATTAGTTATAGGAGAAGTAGAATCGCTAATAACAAGACCATACCCACCTAGTACTAAAACACCACCTAGGACACCCCCAAGAACAGATACTCCAAAACGTTTACCAAAAGAATTATTTTTTGTTTTGTTTGTTTTATTTTTAGTGTTTTTTGGTGTGACATCTTTTCTATTTGTTGGATTAGTTTTCATATTGTACGGTGATTTCTCACCTTTCCCCCTTCTATTAAAATGCAGTCTCAATTGCATCAGTTCTATTTATGTTATCTATCATAACACTTAATTTTGAAAAATAGATGAAAAAGGATTGGGAAAAAAGAATTTTCGCAAGAAAAATAATGAATTTTTAGACAATTCATGAGAAAATAGAGTATAGAAAAAAGTTATCCCCATGAGTTATCCACAAAAATGTGTATAACTTCCATAATCTTGGATAACTTAGCCTTTTCACTGTGAATAACATTGTGGATGAGTGTTGAAAACTAATAAATGTGGATAAATCAAGGGGTTTAGGGAGAAAAATATGAAAATAAAAATCATAACTGTGGGTAAGTTAAAAGAAAAATATTTAAAACAAGGAATTGAAGAATATAGTAAACGCCTAGGTAGATATTGCCAACTACAATTAATTGAAGTACCTGACGAGAAAGCTCCTGAAGCTTTAAGTGAAGCTGAGATGATCCAAGTCAAAGACAAAGAAGGAGAGCGTATCTTAAGTAAAATCAGTGATCAAGATTATGTGTTTGCCTTAGCTATTAATGGTAAACAATTTTCTTCAGAAGACTTTGCTAAAGAGATAGACACTCTAACAACTAGAGGAAAAAGCCAATTTACTTTTGTGATTGGAGGCTCACTGGGTTTATCAGATAAGGTATTAAAAAGAAGTAATCAAGAGATGTCCTTTGGTAAGCTGACTTATCCACACCAGTTGATGAAGTTAGTTTTAGTGGAGCAGATTTATAGAGCCTTTAGGATAAATAACGGAGAACCGTATCATAAATGATGCGGTTTTTTTGTTGGTTATCTATATATAGTGTTAAATTAGCTTGTTAAAGACTGGTTATACACTGTATATAGTGTTTTAGGGTTGAAAAATTTATTGTTTCAGTTATACTATGAATTATGAATCAAAACCTCCAGTTCACACTGGAGGTTTTGATTGTGTTTAAGGATATCATCGCATTGTCAATTTAGTATAGGGGTGAATAACTTACATAAAAGAGTGTGACCTTTTATGATTGTTGAAAAATCATGTATAATGTTAACTAAGAACTTAACATGGAGGAGATACTTAATTTTGGAGCAAGTAGATAAACATTTGGAATTTGCAAAAATAAATAAAGATAAATTTATACTGAATCTTGTACAAGATAAAGAACCAGTAATAAATAAAGAAGCTATTTTTATGGCGGGTAGTCCAGGTGCTGGTAAAACAGAAGTTGTATCAAGTTTGACAGAAAATTATAAGAATTACGTCGTTATTGATGCCGATTACTTTAGAACTCAATTTCCAGAATATAATGGCAAAAATTCAAGTCTATTTCAAAAAGGATCGTCGTGGTTAGTTGAACAAACTTTACGATATGTATTGGAAAAAGGTTACTCATTTATCTTGGATGCGACATTTGCGGTTCTCAGTGCTGATAAAAATATAAAACGAGCATTAAAGAGTAAGTATTCTATTTCAATTTTTTATGTGTATCAGCAACCAGAAATAGCATGGAACTTCACGAAAAAGAGAGAACAAGTTGAAGGTAGATTAGTACCAAAAGAAACTTTTATCAATGCATTTTTTAAGTCAAGAGAAAATATAGAAAAAGTAAAGGAACGGTATCCTGAAATCATGTTAAATATCATTGTGAAGGATTATCAAAATAATATATCCGAGACTCATTTTTCAGCAGACAATATTGAACTATTTCTACCATTAAAATACACAAGAGAAGAATTGGAGGAGCACATTCATGAGTGAAAAAGAAGAAGTGAAACAAATTGTCGATAAATATAATCAGAGCATTATTCAATTACTTGAAAATGGAACGATAAAAGAAGCTAAAACTGTCTTTAAACATGTAGCAGATGAATCTAATCGTAAGCAAAGGAAATTAGTAGGGTTGGAAGAATAAATTAAAAGAGAAACAACATGGGGTAAAACTGGTGTTTGTTTCTTTTTTTATACAATAGTTTAGTTGAGTCAGAAGTATAATTGAAGCATTAGGTTCAGGCGTCATAATGTCTCATTAGTGATTTTTTATCACTGATAGGATTGTTATGTAGGAGGAGTTTTAATTGTAAAAAATAGCAATAGGATTGAAATTCAACTAGATATTTTACGCTATCGATCCAGAGCTTAATTTGATAACGCCGATTATAAAATTATACAAATTGTATACAAAATATAAATTTAGTGATATGTCCTTAATTATAAAAAAGCAATTGTTTTAAAGAAAATAGGTTGCGTCAAGAATTATGGGTTGCGTCAAGAATTATGTGTAAATGGAAAATCCATTCCATTTACACATAATTCTTGACGCAACCAACGAAATACAGATAGACCTAAATATAGTCTGCAATCATCTATATATATTGTCTCTTTATTGTCAAAAATATTGTAAAACAGTTATCTAAACGCTATCAATCAGTTATAATAGAAGATAATAATCAAATGTAACGACTGAAAAAATTTTGAGGATGATTAGAAGATGCTAAACGAAAAAAATATTACATCTAAAAATGAAAACGATACAGAGCAACCTATCTCAATACGCGAAAAAATGCCAGAAATATTAAAAATACTTTTAATAGATAGAACAAAATCAACAGCAGCTAAAACTAAAAATATTATATGGGCCACGGACCATTATATTCAGTATGGTCTCCCTGACTATGCAGAAACCTCTCCAATCCATCCTGATCTTGTTAAAGGTATCATGGGTAAAATTATTGTTCCTCGAGCTTTAAAAGCGGAACATGTCAAAAAAGATAGAACTAAGACAAAAGCTGAGGTTTTTACTCCTACTTGGATTGTAAAAAAACAAAACGATGAAGTCGATAAAAGTTACCAGGAAGATGATTTTGAAACCTATATAAAGCGAAAATGGCTAGAGATAACATGTGGTGAGGCACCTTATATGGTTACAAGGTATGACATGGAAACAGGAGCAACGATATCTTTAGAAAAACGTGTGGGATTTGTAGATCGAAAACTAAAGAGAATTAGTCAAAATATAGCTTGTGAAGACGAATGGCATAAATATGCTATTTTGGCTTATCAATCAAGTTACGGATTTGAGTGGAGTGGCGACTCTCTTTTATTAGCTAGAGAAAATTTGTTAGAAACCTATATTGATTATTACGAAGACAAGTTCAGCGTATTTCCATCCAAGGAAAATATTCATCAAATTGCTGAAACCATTAGCTATAATGTGTTTCAAATGGATGGATTAAAATATATTATACCACTGAGTGAAACACGAGAAAAAAATATCAAAGCACAGCTCTCTTTATTTGATGATGAACCATTGGAAGAGGAGTGGATTATAAAACCAGGTAAACGTGTAAAAATTATGAATTGGGAGACCAATAAAATGGAATTTTTTGATAAGGGGATCAAATAATTATGGATATTACAACAAAAATTAAAACAACTAAAACCATTCATCCGCAAATATATGCCTATGTGTTACCAGAAATACCTGAAAAAAAAGGCTGGGTCAAAATTGGTTACACTGAAAAAGAAAACGTTCATGATCGAATTAAGCAACAAGTTAAAACAGCAGCAATGAATTTATCTTATAAAGTATTATGGCATGAGCCAGCGCAATATGAAAATGGGGAATACTTTAAGGATTATGCTGTTCATTCGTACTTAACAAAATACAAACAAGTTGAGCGACATGCTGATAAAGGTAGTGAATGGTTCTTTTACAACGGCACACCAGAGAAATCGAAATCTGATTTTTTAGATTTCAAATCTGGGAAAATAGACCAAGCAAAAGAAAAAAGAAGCTACCAATTAAGAGCGGAGCAAGAACAAGCAGTTACGCAGACATTGAATTATGCATCCAATCATCCAGAAGGTGAATTTTTATGGAATGCTAAACCAAGGTTTGGTAAAACTTTAACAACGTATGATTTTATCCGTAAAATGGATGCAACCAATGTATTGATTGTTACCAATCGTCCAGCTATTGCACATTCATGGTTTGATGACTTTGAAACATTTATTGCCGGACAGACATCATATCGTTTTGTGTCAACTTCAGATACTTTAAAAAACCGACCTGTTTTAAGTCGTGAACAATTTATTGAAGAAGTAGAAAATGATGCTGATGCTAAACAAATCGCCTTTATATCGTTGCAAGATTTAAAAGGTTCTATCTCATTTGGGGGCAGTCATGAAAAATTAAAGTGGGTCAAAGATTTATCATGGGATGTTTTGGTTATTGATGAAAGTCATGAAGGTGTGGATACA contains:
- a CDS encoding S1C family serine protease codes for the protein MKTNPTNRKDVTPKNTKNKTNKTKNNSFGKRFGVSVLGGVLGGVLVLGGYGLVISDSTSPITNSPKVENVKPVEEGKTKVSNVNVNVENDTTKAVEKVQGAVVSVTTLQKTQAQLSELERIFGPADGSTEQDGELQEAGEGSGVIYRKDNGKAYIATNNHVVAGADAVQIMLNDGNTAEAKIIGTDVYSDLAVLEIPDEGVTTVAEFGNSNNIKVGEPVLAIGSPLGSVFANSVSKGIISAKDRMITNQTDDGQLINIKAIQTDAAINPGNSGGALVNTEGQVIGINSSKIAQATTGVSAEGMGFAIPSNEVVNIINQLEQGKSVVRPMLGIRMVNLNVISPEDQQNVLKLNGVDINGGVVVASVEKGSPAEKAGLKQYDVITKLDGEEINDTSELQSILYSKKIGDNLEVTYFRNGKQEKTTVKLDQDSSKLMENQQKEEQQPQIKDNSNPFN
- a CDS encoding two-component system regulatory protein YycI, which codes for MDFRRVEGIFLVVFLLLNMFLFYIYFEGKQDQDSISRGSITENLEERLHSESIKISEPLSSKKEEGYYISAEEVDLVDLATKTLTNQEWHVNNNQLKSTLMNQSQVYLTNADDLEKVTTFINNPKMVIQGSEYILNATETKAMKHYIYNQFWEGIPFNDETSRLDIEVVSEDFESGVVIGYEQRMIGNIDPLLEKQTLISEREAIISLYTNNRLQPGTTIKGIDLGYTRIFTVRGKNVYIPAWFVTLETSKEMRQTERVNAFTSAVISSGVSEVTH
- a CDS encoding zeta toxin family protein — protein: MEQVDKHLEFAKINKDKFILNLVQDKEPVINKEAIFMAGSPGAGKTEVVSSLTENYKNYVVIDADYFRTQFPEYNGKNSSLFQKGSSWLVEQTLRYVLEKGYSFILDATFAVLSADKNIKRALKSKYSISIFYVYQQPEIAWNFTKKREQVEGRLVPKETFINAFFKSRENIEKVKERYPEIMLNIIVKDYQNNISETHFSADNIELFLPLKYTREELEEHIHE
- a CDS encoding restriction endonuclease is translated as MLNEKNITSKNENDTEQPISIREKMPEILKILLIDRTKSTAAKTKNIIWATDHYIQYGLPDYAETSPIHPDLVKGIMGKIIVPRALKAEHVKKDRTKTKAEVFTPTWIVKKQNDEVDKSYQEDDFETYIKRKWLEITCGEAPYMVTRYDMETGATISLEKRVGFVDRKLKRISQNIACEDEWHKYAILAYQSSYGFEWSGDSLLLARENLLETYIDYYEDKFSVFPSKENIHQIAETISYNVFQMDGLKYIIPLSETREKNIKAQLSLFDDEPLEEEWIIKPGKRVKIMNWETNKMEFFDKGIK
- the rlmH gene encoding 23S rRNA (pseudouridine(1915)-N(3))-methyltransferase RlmH — protein: MKIKIITVGKLKEKYLKQGIEEYSKRLGRYCQLQLIEVPDEKAPEALSEAEMIQVKDKEGERILSKISDQDYVFALAINGKQFSSEDFAKEIDTLTTRGKSQFTFVIGGSLGLSDKVLKRSNQEMSFGKLTYPHQLMKLVLVEQIYRAFRINNGEPYHK
- a CDS encoding YycH family regulatory protein — its product is MIKLGNRIVKVILIVLILLSLFLSWKIWTKPANRGFQDRSNKVSEVVQKKPMTDVFVPTKLFYHENKGEDFFYTNKESVISSLQERVVNFEFGDIKELTRTEAAALLEKEQIFSLVFPSEIPVALFTELHHLDLELPEEHKNMVFSRVTVSLLDETLYFVNHAKTEAIEVPVKGDFKSLERLLQSKKNGYFKVNIPEDSLINIYYFTEEVELKIYSYIVATQSFTTFSKGFFNQSSDLYSNEGENLNLSNGEGESLTIENKTGEVTYFGKLQENHDYARNKLYFDTFQYVEDMGTALGNMRYFSSKETEVTYRNYIEGFPVFGENMQGSLEATVQNKNIYVRANQETLQIPIPSEENVTLIPTAKLVEQLRDQGVDLDSIQDIQIGYKWQTNKETKQAVDLVPAWYIEYNNEWYTQPEVVEVATKGGGQ
- a CDS encoding MBL fold metallo-hydrolase, encoding MEETFNVSVLASGSTGNSLFIETKEKKILVDAGLSGKKITNLLAEIDRRPEDLDAILVTHEHRDHVSGVGVLARKYKLDIFANEPTWRGMDKIIGDVAVEQKNIFNLGSILTLGDMDIESFGVSHDAACPQFYQFHKDNKSFVILTDTGYCSDQVKGIIKNADAYLLESNHDPNMLRMGSYPWNTKQRILGDMGHLSNEDGALVATEIIGDKTKRVYLGHLSKENNMKELAHITMTGILNQHDIDTTRQVKIMDTDPEKACDLFAI